The DNA sequence GGCGGCGAGCGCGGGCAGGCGTTCGAGCAGTCCGTCGACGCCGCCGGTGGAGGCGAGCCCCTCGGTCATGACGAGCACGACGTCGGGTGCCGCCTGCACGAGCGCCTCGGCGGTGACGGGTCGCATGCCCTCCCAGCCGATCTCGCCCGCGACGTCGAAGCCGCCGACCGCGTTGATGAGCGAGTCGGCGCCGGACTCCTCGCCGAAGAGGTAGTAGACGTTCGCGCTGCCGCGCACGTAGAGGAAGATCATGCGCGGCCGGTCGGCCGGGTCGGCGGGGATCGACGCCTCGATCGGCGTCGTGACCGCCGTGAGGTCGGCGTCCATCGCGGACTTCAGCAGCTCGGCGCGCTCGGGCACGCCGAGTGCGGCGGCGATCTGGTCGACGAGCTCGCCGATGTTCTCGACGCTGCGTTCCTTCGTGACGATGACGACCGGAATGCCGGCGTCGCGCAACTGCGCGAGCGCGTCGCGCGGGCCGAGCGTCGTGTCGGTGATCACGACCGTCGGGTCGAGCGAGAGCACGGCCTCGGCCGAGAGCGTGTGGCCCTCCTGCGTGACCTCGGGCAGGCCGGCGGCCTCGGGGAACCCGGTCGACGAGTCGCGGCCCACGACCTGGTCGCCGAGGCCGAGGCTGAAGACGGTCGCGGCGATCGTGCCGGTGATGTCGATCGGCAGGATCCGCTCGGTCGACTCCACGGTCGCCCCGACGCCGTCGACGCCGACCACGGTCAGGGGAACGGCGGATGCCTCGGCGGACTCGATGACCGGCAGGCCGGTGTCGGCGAGGCAGGCCGTCGACGGGCCTTCGATCGCGCGAACGTCGGCCGCGAGCTCGAGCTGGTCGAACGGGGTGGAAGCGCCGGGGCACTCGGCCTCGGTGGCGACGCCTGCGGCCGTCGCGTCGTCGGAGCCGGTCGTCGCGCAGCCGGTGAAGGACAGCGCCACGATTGCTGCGAGTGCCGCGAGGGCGGCGCGCGCAGTTCGATTCTTCGTCATCTTAAGGTTAGCCTTACCTCACCTTGCGCGGTGAGCATTCGTCCGCATATGTTAGATAAGCCTAACCTAACTTCAGGCATCCCCCTCACCCGCTGCACGCCACGGAACCCCTGGTTCCGTCGCGCTCGCGCGCCGACCCGGAGGTCCGCGTCTTGACGTCGACACTGCCCACAGCTCCGCCCCCTGAGACCGGAGCGAGTGCTCCGCCGAAGCCCCGACGATGGCTGGCGGCACTGCTCGCCGCCCTCCTCGTCATCGGCGGCACGAGCTTCGGCGCGGCCACGGCCATGGCCGATGAGCTCGCGCCCGCCCCGGTGCTCTCGGTCACGCCGGCGACGGATGTCGACCCCGCCGTCGAGAACACGTTCACCGTGTCGGGCACCGGCTACGTCGGCGCGGGTGCGGCCAACGGCGCGTACGTGCTCCTCGGTGCGCAGTCGGTCTGGCAGGGTGGGGGTCCGCTGGTCAGCACCGGATGGCTCGCGCAGGCGTGGGTTCCCGCCGCGCAGATCGTGGGCGGTGCGTTCACCACGACGATCACGATCCCGGCCGGCACGTTCGACTCCGCGGTGACCTACCAGGTCGCCTCGTCGGCGGCCCACGGACTGTCGGTCACGAACCGCACGCTCGATGCGTTCGCGCCCATCACCGTCAGGCAGCCCGCTCCGCCCGAGCCGGTCGCGAACCCGGTGCTCTCGTTCACGCCGGCGACGGATGTCGACCCCGCCGTCGAGAACACGTTCACCGTGTCGGGCACGGGCTACGTGGGTGCCGGCGCTGCGAGCGGCGCCTACGTGCTGATCGGTGCGCAGTCGGTCTGGCAGGGCGGCAGTGCGCTGCCGGGTTCCGGATGGCTCGCGCAGGCGTGGGTGCCCGCCGCCCAGATCGTGGGCGGTGCGTTCACCACGACGGTCAAGATCCCGGCCGGCACGTTCGACCCGAAGGTGACGTACCAGGTCGCCTCGTCGGCGGCCCACGGCCTCTCGGTGACGAACCGCACGCTCGATGCGTTCGCGCCCATCACCGTCAAGCAGCCCGCACCCGTCGCGACCCCGGTGCTGTCGGTCACGCCGGCGACGGATGTCGATGCCGCCGTCGCGAACACGTTCACCGTCTCCGGCACGGGCTACATCGGCCCGGGGGCCGCGAGCGGCGCCTACGTGCTGATCGGCGCCCGGTCGGTCTGGCAGGGCGGCAGTGCGCTGCCCGGCGCCGGATGGCTCGCGCAGGCCTGGGTGCCCGCCGCGCAGATCGTGAACGGTGGGTTCACCACGACGATCACCGTGCCCGCGGCGAAGTTCGACCCGTCGCTGACGTACCAGGTCGCCTCCTCGGCGGCGCACGGCCTCTCGGTGACGAACCGCACGCTCGATGCGTTCGCGCCCATCACGATCAAGCAGCCCGCACCCGAGCCGGCGACGCCTTCGTTGACGGTGTCCAAGACGGAGGGGCTGGACCCGGCCGGTGAGGACCTGACGATCACGGCGGAGCACTACGCGACCGGGTTCACATCGACGTATGCGCCGGGCGAGGCGGGCTTCTACCTCCAGGTCGGCTGGCTCGCCGACACCTGGAAGCCCTCCGAGAAGGCGCCCTCCTCGTCCCGCACGAACGCGTACAACACGTGGGTGGCCGATGAGGCGAACACCATCGCGCCCACGAAGTGGACGAAGAACGCCGACGGCACCGCGGATGTCTCGTGGACCGTCGAGGTGACCAAGGCCGCGCTCGACGCGAAGGCCAAGGACGGGTACACGCTCGCGGTCTTCACGCTCGGTGCCGGCGGTGCCGTGCAGGCCGCGAACGAACTGGCCGTGCCGATCAGCTTCGAGCCGGCGACGCCGTCGCTGTCGGTGTCCAAGACGGAGGGGCTGGACCCGGCCGGTGAGGACCTGACGATCACGGCGGAGCACTACGCGACCGGGTTCACGTCGAGCTACGCGCCGGGCGAGGCCGGGTTCTACATCCAGGTGGGCTGGCTCGCCGACACGTGGAAGGCGTCCGAGAAGGCGCCGTCCGCTGCCCGCACCAACGCCTACAACACGTGGGTCGCCGATGAGGCGAACACGATCGCGCCGACGAAGTGGACCAAGAACCCCGACGGCACCGCGAACGCGTCGTGGACGGTCAACGTGACCAAGGCAGAGCTCGACGCGAAGGCCAAGGACGGGTACACGCTCGCGGTCTTCACGCTCGGTGCCGGTGGAGCGGTGCAGGCCGCGAACGAGCTCGCCGTGCCGATCAGCTTCGGCGCGCCGATCGAGGCCCCGAAGCTGAGCGTCGAGCCCGTCGCGGGCGTCGACCCGGCGACGAAGAACACGCTGACGATCACGGGCACCGGCTTCACCGGTGCGGGTGCCGCGAACGGTGCGTACGTGCTCGTGGGCGAGACCTCGATCTGGAACGGTCAGGGCCCGCTCGTCAACGACGGGTGGATCGCGTCGACCTGGGTGCCGACCTCGAAGATCGTCGACGGCTCGTTCACGACGTCCTTCACGATCGCGGCCGGCAGCTTCGACCGCTCGAAGTCGTACCAGGTCGCCTCGTCGGCAGCCCACGGGCTCTCGGCGACCGACCGCTCGCTCGACGCGTTCGCACCGATCAAGCTCCTCGCGAGCACCGGCGGCGGCAACACCGGCGGCGGCAACGGAGGCAACACCGGTGGCGGCAACGGCGGCAACACCGGGGGCGGCACCACCACTCCGCCCGTCGTGATCGCCGCGGGCTCGCTCGACTGGGGCGTCTCCAGCTCGTTCCGCGAGTACATCATCAGCGACATCGCCAAGGGCTCGATCGCCGTCGGCGGCGGCGCGAGCTCGAACGGCTCGTCGTTCCGCTTCGTGCAGTCGGGCAGCTCGTTCAGCCCGATCACCACGACCGGCTCGGCCGACTACGCCGGAACCGTTCGGTTCACGGGTCACGACGGCGCGCTCGACCTGACGCTCACCAACCCGACGCTCGTCGCGAAGGGTGTCGGCTCCGCCGCTCTCGTCGTGACCGCCAACGGCAACCGCGTCGAGTTCGCCACCGTCGACCTGTCGTCGGCCGCGCGCTCGACCGTCGACGGAGCGACGCGCTTCGACAACGCCCCGGTCACTCTCACCTCGGCCGGCTCCGCCGCGTTCGACGGCAGGTACGAGCCTGGCAGGAGCCTCGACCCGCTCA is a window from the Agromyces sp. CF514 genome containing:
- a CDS encoding hemin ABC transporter substrate-binding protein: MTKNRTARAALAALAAIVALSFTGCATTGSDDATAAGVATEAECPGASTPFDQLELAADVRAIEGPSTACLADTGLPVIESAEASAVPLTVVGVDGVGATVESTERILPIDITGTIAATVFSLGLGDQVVGRDSSTGFPEAAGLPEVTQEGHTLSAEAVLSLDPTVVITDTTLGPRDALAQLRDAGIPVVIVTKERSVENIGELVDQIAAALGVPERAELLKSAMDADLTAVTTPIEASIPADPADRPRMIFLYVRGSANVYYLFGEESGADSLINAVGGFDVAGEIGWEGMRPVTAEALVQAAPDVVLVMTEGLASTGGVDGLLERLPALAATPAGQHRRIVDMADTEILGFGPRTPAVVDALARAVYAPDTVATASGTGTGTSTSTGTGTSTSTGTGTGTAEGTDG
- a CDS encoding HtaA domain-containing protein — translated: MTSTLPTAPPPETGASAPPKPRRWLAALLAALLVIGGTSFGAATAMADELAPAPVLSVTPATDVDPAVENTFTVSGTGYVGAGAANGAYVLLGAQSVWQGGGPLVSTGWLAQAWVPAAQIVGGAFTTTITIPAGTFDSAVTYQVASSAAHGLSVTNRTLDAFAPITVRQPAPPEPVANPVLSFTPATDVDPAVENTFTVSGTGYVGAGAASGAYVLIGAQSVWQGGSALPGSGWLAQAWVPAAQIVGGAFTTTVKIPAGTFDPKVTYQVASSAAHGLSVTNRTLDAFAPITVKQPAPVATPVLSVTPATDVDAAVANTFTVSGTGYIGPGAASGAYVLIGARSVWQGGSALPGAGWLAQAWVPAAQIVNGGFTTTITVPAAKFDPSLTYQVASSAAHGLSVTNRTLDAFAPITIKQPAPEPATPSLTVSKTEGLDPAGEDLTITAEHYATGFTSTYAPGEAGFYLQVGWLADTWKPSEKAPSSSRTNAYNTWVADEANTIAPTKWTKNADGTADVSWTVEVTKAALDAKAKDGYTLAVFTLGAGGAVQAANELAVPISFEPATPSLSVSKTEGLDPAGEDLTITAEHYATGFTSSYAPGEAGFYIQVGWLADTWKASEKAPSAARTNAYNTWVADEANTIAPTKWTKNPDGTANASWTVNVTKAELDAKAKDGYTLAVFTLGAGGAVQAANELAVPISFGAPIEAPKLSVEPVAGVDPATKNTLTITGTGFTGAGAANGAYVLVGETSIWNGQGPLVNDGWIASTWVPTSKIVDGSFTTSFTIAAGSFDRSKSYQVASSAAHGLSATDRSLDAFAPIKLLASTGGGNTGGGNGGNTGGGNGGNTGGGTTTPPVVIAAGSLDWGVSSSFREYIISDIAKGSIAVGGGASSNGSSFRFVQSGSSFSPITTTGSADYAGTVRFTGHDGALDLTLTNPTLVAKGVGSAALVVTANGNRVEFATVDLSSAARSTVDGATRFDNAPVTLTSAGSAAFDGRYEPGRSLDPLTVVIGSAGVAAGGNGGGTVVVASASSSTAAAKKSYPATPPATTGIVLDAASLEALGAGQRVTVTAGGFEPNESDVAAVVYSTPIVLADDLSADASGNVSWTGSIPASLEPGVHTLTFQGSTNVGVQFTVPAEQAGACKVTAGSLDWGFKESFRSYLTSGIANGDWTLTGVTEDAGVFTFVGGSGSLEESGRGVLAYTGSVEFTGHDGALDTTIANPKVELDGEGGAILLLDVAGTTQDGAPVDLKSVRFAELDLGEGVTVVDGVLTGEAAAVLTADGAAAFGTYPADEELDPVSFTATVSSDCVVAAPASVETAEVESDAKAVEAVDQAADTGSAWWIWALSAALLVIVLAIVAVLVIRSRRSSTES